The Neobacillus sp. OS1-2 genome includes a window with the following:
- a CDS encoding alpha/beta hydrolase, producing the protein MERDVFTGSQQVNNINVYYEFYPHQTSEKTLVLLHGFLSSTFTFRHLISLLKKEYQVLSIDLPPFGKSAKCNQYVYSYKNLAQTVINLTESLGLKKMTFIGHSMGGQIVLNILHMMPELADKAILLCSSAYLKRFKLPLIISSYIPYFHLFVKYKFARMGVKKNLQETLYNHSIINDEMINGYLEPFLQDGIFVALTRMIRDREGDLPAYILRQIKTPCLLLWGDHDKSMPLKVGEQLNKDLSNSELIILKESGHALPEERPNEVFEYIKNFIGTFKTAADS; encoded by the coding sequence ATGGAACGGGACGTATTCACCGGCAGTCAACAGGTAAATAACATTAATGTCTATTATGAATTTTATCCACACCAAACATCCGAAAAAACGTTAGTTTTATTGCATGGCTTTCTTTCATCCACCTTCACATTCCGTCATTTGATCTCCCTATTAAAAAAAGAGTATCAAGTGTTGTCAATTGATCTTCCTCCATTTGGAAAAAGTGCGAAATGCAATCAATATGTATATTCCTATAAGAATCTCGCTCAAACCGTTATCAACCTTACCGAATCATTAGGATTAAAAAAAATGACCTTTATTGGTCATTCAATGGGCGGACAAATTGTCCTGAATATCCTTCACATGATGCCAGAGCTCGCTGATAAAGCTATCCTTCTTTGTAGTTCAGCCTATCTGAAACGCTTTAAATTGCCATTAATCATCTCTAGTTATATACCGTATTTCCATCTTTTTGTGAAATATAAGTTTGCCCGCATGGGAGTGAAGAAAAACTTACAGGAAACCCTCTATAACCACTCCATTATTAATGATGAAATGATTAATGGCTACTTAGAACCCTTTTTACAGGATGGAATTTTCGTGGCACTTACACGAATGATTCGTGACCGTGAGGGGGATCTGCCCGCCTACATTCTTAGGCAAATTAAGACCCCTTGCTTATTGCTTTGGGGTGATCATGATAAATCGATGCCTCTAAAGGTTGGGGAACAACTTAACAAAGATTTATCCAATTCGGAATTGATCATTTTAAAAGAAAGCGGCCATGCTCTCCCGGAAGAACGCCCCAACGAGGTGTTCGAATATATTAAAAATTTTATAGGGACTTTTAAAACGGCAGCAGATTCTT
- a CDS encoding IDEAL domain-containing protein — protein sequence MEKKLLNSPQHSEEYTDAAVAEMFLNNVLLEFKKEKIRKEIDQTLQDGNKDLFLKLSEELKKIS from the coding sequence ATGGAAAAGAAATTACTAAATTCACCCCAACATTCGGAAGAGTATACAGATGCTGCAGTTGCTGAGATGTTCTTAAACAATGTCCTGCTTGAATTTAAGAAGGAAAAGATCCGTAAGGAAATCGACCAAACATTACAGGATGGCAACAAAGATTTGTTTCTTAAACTATCAGAGGAATTAAAGAAAATTTCGTAA
- a CDS encoding copper resistance protein CopC, whose translation MYYKSKFCMFMVIVSLFLFLFPSIFSAHAYIKKSTPIENQMLEQAPKEITIQFDETVQPAFNSIKVFDSDGNRVDKKDGKIDPKQPSILKSGLKKNLPEGTYRIKWKVVSSDGHPVEGVIPFQIGTKDQGSANIHKKSTGYTPKADLIIIRWVQYLSNACYVGLLFFYIVILPKEYRINGSTDKLFLRLLSSSLVLLFLSILLSLPLQATIESGFPWSEVFSFQTFENMLMNTNFGQTWIYQVAILLTLALITSFIGMAESTKRILLWVCLALATALLLTKALTSHAAAHANQLLTISMDFLHLLAASIWIGSLIGFVVLFSWCKNEKTKQEYLQMMKGFSKWGIILVLLLTFTGVFGSLLYIPNPSSLIQTTYGKVLTSKVTLFLLMLILAGVNFIKGKGKKEKGLFASLWGELSIGVIILILSVVLTNLPTAIQSPGPYKETKTVQGNQVTLRVTPNTIGENLYELTLKDQQGEPIKDIEQLHLTFSMTEMDMGKETVILKKVSDDRFEVQGLHFIMAGEWNVHVHILTKSLESIDTDFHVLVGSQ comes from the coding sequence TTGTATTATAAAAGTAAATTTTGCATGTTTATGGTAATTGTGTCCCTTTTCCTGTTTTTATTTCCGTCTATTTTTTCTGCCCACGCTTACATTAAGAAATCGACGCCAATAGAAAACCAAATGCTTGAACAAGCACCAAAAGAAATAACGATTCAATTTGATGAAACCGTCCAGCCAGCCTTTAATTCGATTAAAGTGTTTGATTCGGATGGGAACAGGGTTGACAAAAAAGATGGGAAGATTGACCCAAAACAGCCGTCCATACTAAAAAGCGGGTTAAAGAAAAATCTTCCTGAAGGTACTTATCGAATAAAATGGAAGGTTGTTTCAAGTGACGGCCATCCTGTTGAGGGAGTTATCCCTTTTCAAATCGGAACTAAAGATCAAGGCTCAGCTAATATACATAAAAAATCAACCGGCTACACACCGAAAGCAGATCTTATTATTATCCGCTGGGTGCAATATCTAAGTAATGCATGCTATGTTGGGCTCCTGTTTTTTTACATAGTGATTTTGCCGAAGGAATATCGGATAAATGGATCTACTGATAAACTGTTCCTAAGATTGTTAAGTTCGAGTTTGGTACTCTTATTCCTTAGTATCCTGCTCAGTTTGCCATTGCAAGCAACCATTGAATCTGGTTTCCCATGGAGCGAAGTGTTTAGCTTTCAAACATTCGAAAATATGTTGATGAACACAAACTTTGGCCAAACATGGATTTACCAGGTTGCTATCCTTTTGACATTGGCCCTCATAACATCATTTATCGGAATGGCAGAAAGCACGAAAAGGATTCTTCTATGGGTCTGTCTAGCTTTAGCCACGGCATTGCTTCTAACAAAGGCGCTAACAAGCCATGCAGCGGCCCATGCCAACCAATTATTAACGATATCTATGGATTTTCTTCATTTACTGGCAGCATCAATTTGGATAGGAAGTTTAATTGGATTTGTAGTACTATTTTCATGGTGTAAAAACGAAAAAACGAAACAAGAATATTTACAAATGATGAAAGGTTTCTCTAAGTGGGGAATTATTCTCGTTCTTCTTTTAACCTTTACGGGGGTGTTTGGCAGCCTATTATATATCCCAAATCCTTCTTCACTTATTCAAACAACTTATGGGAAAGTGTTAACTAGTAAGGTTACACTGTTTTTGTTAATGCTGATACTTGCAGGCGTAAATTTTATAAAGGGAAAAGGAAAAAAAGAAAAGGGACTTTTTGCTTCCTTATGGGGCGAACTTTCCATTGGGGTGATCATCCTGATTCTATCTGTCGTTCTAACCAATTTGCCTACAGCGATACAATCTCCAGGGCCATATAAGGAAACCAAAACAGTTCAGGGCAACCAAGTGACTTTAAGGGTAACCCCTAATACTATTGGAGAAAATCTATATGAACTTACGCTAAAAGATCAGCAAGGGGAGCCCATCAAGGATATTGAACAATTACACTTAACTTTTTCCATGACTGAAATGGATATGGGAAAGGAAACAGTCATTCTAAAAAAGGTTTCCGATGATAGGTTCGAGGTGCAAGGTTTGCATTTTATCATGGCAGGTGAATGGAATGTACATGTTCACATTTTGACGAAGTCGTTGGAAAGCATTGATACAGATTTTCACGTTTTAGTCGGAAGTCAATAA
- a CDS encoding DUF1775 domain-containing protein — protein sequence MKKTILKISKLLIPAVISLFFFTSMASAHVTVVPKTSATGAWETYTLKVPVEKDVATTKVTVKAPEGVEIMSYQPVPGWTYTAEKDASGKVKTFTFEATGEGIQAGQFQQFVFVAKNPEKASKAAWDAFQYYKDGSIVEWTGDEKSESPHSITDIVTATSTDHHDSATTEHAEKTDKAPTADTENEDETSDSLPLILSGAAALLSLIALVLAIRKK from the coding sequence ATGAAAAAAACGATTTTAAAAATATCCAAGTTACTCATTCCAGCAGTTATTAGTTTATTTTTCTTTACCAGTATGGCAAGTGCTCATGTGACAGTAGTTCCAAAAACATCGGCAACCGGTGCATGGGAAACCTATACTTTAAAGGTTCCAGTTGAAAAAGATGTTGCCACAACTAAAGTAACAGTTAAGGCTCCTGAAGGCGTAGAAATTATGTCCTACCAACCAGTTCCAGGGTGGACATATACAGCTGAAAAAGATGCAAGTGGAAAAGTAAAAACCTTCACATTTGAAGCAACTGGTGAGGGGATCCAAGCCGGGCAATTTCAACAATTTGTGTTTGTAGCAAAAAACCCTGAAAAGGCTTCTAAAGCAGCATGGGATGCATTTCAGTATTACAAAGATGGCAGCATTGTAGAGTGGACAGGTGACGAAAAATCGGAGTCACCACATTCGATTACGGATATTGTGACGGCAACTTCAACAGATCACCATGATTCAGCGACAACAGAACATGCAGAAAAAACAGATAAGGCGCCAACCGCTGACACTGAGAATGAGGATGAAACATCCGATTCTCTTCCACTTATCTTATCTGGTGCCGCTGCGTTACTTTCACTTATAGCACTTGTACTTGCTATTCGAAAAAAATAA
- a CDS encoding YitT family protein has translation MRLKLFQYCLFFLGLTFFGLGNAIAVKVKYVGLHPWEVLNVALYQHFGLTIGTWGVICGLVLIIISFFVARNYISLGTILNALCIGPIMDFFLWLDILPKATNTWLDYLILLSGVVITGIGGGMYVAAGIGAGPRDGFMLSISDKTSLSVSQARMIVESFVLVIGFLLGGPVFIATFLYTFIQSPVFQRSLMLFKVFVEKVKVKKGETQERIA, from the coding sequence ATCCGGTTGAAACTCTTTCAGTACTGTTTATTCTTTTTGGGGCTAACCTTTTTTGGCCTAGGTAATGCCATCGCAGTTAAGGTCAAATATGTAGGACTGCACCCTTGGGAAGTCCTAAATGTGGCACTTTACCAGCATTTTGGATTAACCATTGGAACATGGGGCGTGATATGCGGGCTCGTCCTAATCATCATTTCCTTTTTTGTGGCCCGCAACTATATAAGTTTGGGAACCATTTTAAATGCACTGTGTATTGGTCCCATTATGGACTTTTTTCTTTGGCTAGATATTCTCCCCAAAGCAACAAATACATGGCTCGATTATCTGATTCTCCTTTCGGGAGTGGTCATCACGGGTATCGGTGGCGGGATGTATGTAGCAGCAGGGATTGGTGCCGGTCCACGGGATGGCTTTATGCTCTCGATCTCTGATAAAACTAGCTTGTCAGTAAGCCAAGCTCGTATGATCGTTGAAAGTTTCGTCCTAGTTATTGGGTTCTTATTAGGCGGTCCGGTGTTTATCGCTACATTCCTTTATACCTTTATACAAAGCCCGGTTTTTCAACGCTCTTTAATGCTGTTTAAAGTGTTTGTGGAAAAAGTCAAAGTGAAAAAAGGCGAGACGCAAGAAAGAATTGCTTGA
- a CDS encoding cadherin-like beta sandwich domain-containing protein, producing the protein MFTKVLKNGITAILIVSMLGMGTRTYIPTAYAESTDIIQEQEISNLLSKLEIEGVQLDKDFTASVNEYSATVEYEVENINVLVESGNPDSLVTINGEPMKNGNTNSLSLQTGKNVFLIAVKDTSDLTNTYTLTVTRKEIANNPSQNIEPAEPVKPVQQAEPIEQSVVNSAIPIQSSRTNSIQSAAQIETSTEVQKTSKATLSSLSVSDGTWDSSFSSSEYTYHVKVSNDTKTITIKPTASYSSSTILIEGSSSKTIQLEDDPKTIISVVVSNGDDDRKTYVVVIDKIE; encoded by the coding sequence ATGTTTACAAAGGTACTTAAAAATGGAATAACCGCCATACTTATTGTCTCAATGCTCGGAATGGGGACGAGAACATACATACCGACTGCTTATGCCGAAAGTACTGACATCATTCAAGAACAAGAAATATCAAATCTACTATCAAAATTAGAAATTGAAGGTGTCCAGTTAGATAAGGATTTTACAGCTAGTGTAAATGAATATTCAGCCACCGTAGAATATGAAGTTGAAAACATTAACGTCCTTGTTGAAAGTGGGAATCCGGATTCTTTGGTCACGATAAATGGAGAGCCTATGAAAAATGGAAACACAAATTCATTATCACTTCAAACTGGTAAAAACGTCTTTCTTATTGCAGTTAAGGATACCAGCGACTTGACAAACACCTACACCCTTACTGTAACGAGAAAGGAAATTGCCAATAATCCCTCGCAAAATATTGAACCAGCTGAACCAGTAAAACCCGTTCAACAGGCTGAACCAATTGAGCAGTCTGTAGTTAATAGTGCAATTCCAATACAAAGTAGTAGAACGAATTCAATCCAATCAGCCGCCCAGATTGAAACATCCACTGAAGTTCAAAAGACAAGCAAAGCAACACTTTCCAGCCTATCCGTTTCTGATGGGACTTGGGATAGTTCATTTTCTTCTAGCGAGTATACCTACCATGTGAAAGTTTCAAATGATACAAAGACGATTACTATTAAACCAACTGCTAGTTATAGCAGTTCCACGATTTTAATAGAAGGCAGTAGCAGTAAAACAATCCAGTTAGAGGACGATCCTAAAACGATTATATCAGTTGTTGTATCAAACGGTGATGATGATCGAAAAACGTATGTAGTAGTAATTGATAAGATAGAATAA
- a CDS encoding transposase, translating to MTRKKPVKVLRKQKKSENIQRFTQKQNIGGASLTAKEFRLLQRMSHSSKALRNVGLYAIKQGYLNTNKMATVKEVDAAMQADVNYWGVQSNSVQAIRRTLYAEAKSFFKALEQWKKAPEKFTGRPKFPKYSGSTEKRIIEIYQVPKVDDNGYWSIPMNVEFRKIFGSIKIRMPKNLLNKKISYIEIVPKQKGRFFEVHYTYEVQKPQMKKQPTTTVNALSCDLGVDRLISCATNMGDTFLIDGKKLKSINQYFNKTISNLQQKNIENGLSKRVVTNQMAALWNKRESQINGYISQTVGLLFKKVGELNIDTIVVGYNAGWKQEVDMGKKNNQKFVQIPFQRLISAIENKCLKEGIRFLKQEESYTSKASFQDRDEIPVCSKDDKTNYHFCGKRITRGLYQSKLGKCIHADINGALNTLRKSEVIELDENLKIKTPILLEVQKRKAVASRIA from the coding sequence ATGACTAGAAAGAAACCTGTTAAAGTATTGCGTAAGCAAAAGAAAAGTGAAAACATCCAGCGTTTCACTCAAAAACAAAATATTGGAGGAGCTAGCCTTACGGCTAAAGAATTTCGTCTGCTTCAGAGGATGTCACATAGCTCCAAGGCGTTGCGAAATGTTGGGTTGTATGCAATTAAACAAGGCTATTTGAACACCAACAAGATGGCAACTGTAAAAGAAGTAGATGCTGCCATGCAAGCTGATGTGAACTATTGGGGTGTTCAATCAAACTCGGTTCAAGCTATTCGTAGAACGTTGTATGCGGAAGCGAAGAGCTTTTTTAAAGCGTTAGAACAGTGGAAGAAAGCACCTGAAAAATTCACTGGTCGTCCAAAGTTTCCAAAGTATTCTGGGTCAACAGAAAAACGAATCATAGAAATCTATCAAGTTCCGAAAGTTGATGATAACGGGTATTGGTCTATTCCTATGAATGTTGAATTCAGAAAAATATTTGGTTCTATTAAAATACGTATGCCAAAGAATTTGTTAAACAAAAAAATATCCTACATTGAAATTGTGCCCAAACAAAAAGGTCGGTTCTTTGAGGTACATTACACTTATGAAGTGCAAAAACCTCAAATGAAAAAGCAACCAACGACTACAGTTAATGCTTTGAGTTGTGATTTGGGCGTAGATAGATTGATAAGTTGTGCAACAAATATGGGCGATACGTTCTTAATTGATGGTAAAAAGTTAAAGTCTATTAACCAATACTTCAACAAAACAATAAGTAACTTACAACAAAAAAATATCGAAAATGGTCTTTCGAAACGTGTGGTAACAAATCAGATGGCAGCTCTTTGGAACAAACGTGAAAGCCAAATCAACGGATATATTTCACAAACCGTCGGTTTGTTGTTCAAAAAAGTTGGTGAACTTAATATTGATACCATTGTTGTTGGCTATAACGCCGGTTGGAAACAAGAAGTTGATATGGGAAAGAAGAACAATCAGAAATTTGTTCAAATCCCTTTTCAAAGGCTGATTTCTGCCATTGAAAACAAATGTTTGAAAGAAGGTATTCGATTCCTCAAACAAGAAGAAAGTTATACATCAAAAGCTAGTTTTCAAGATAGAGATGAGATTCCTGTTTGTTCAAAAGATGATAAAACAAACTATCATTTTTGCGGCAAACGAATCACTCGTGGTCTTTATCAAAGTAAACTGGGCAAATGTATCCATGCAGACATAAATGGCGCATTGAATACGTTACGAAAATCAGAAGTTATAGAATTGGATGAAAACCTCAAAATTAAAACTCCAATTCTATTAGAAGTGCAAAAACGTAAGGCTGTTGCTTCGCGCATAGCTTAG
- the ppc gene encoding phosphoenolpyruvate carboxylase: MAIEESKVNDSSLPLRRDVKLLGNMLGEILVNHDGQELFEKVEKIRLMCKTLRTHFDQEIYTALKEEISSLSSPMRKQVIRAFSMYFHLINAAEQNHRIRRRRQYQLQDETIVQPASIESAILKLKENDIQDEVIQNVLQTLSLELVITAHPTEATKRSILEIQQRIAALLNQLDHPLLSTREQKKLEESLFNEVAILWQTDELREHKPTVLDEVRNGLYYFDQTLFEVLPDIHQEVAECLEKNYPSTSWDVPNFLRFGSWIGGDRDGNPNVTHDVTWGTLERQRRLVLKKYKNVLIDLMKRYSHSTKRVKVSDELLSFLEEKEEVFLTEEKKWPIKTEVYRRVFAMIIERIRQVGKSDTGYQSADELLADLFMIDNSLKQHHPTAHELKIIQKLIRQVQLFGFHLATLDIRNHSGEHEAAMTEILRKVQIAENYATLSEEEKVKILQGILMDPRPLLLLNEDYSAETQEMIKVFQMIKAAHEEFGKRSISVYLVSMTKSSSDLLEVLVLAKEAGIYRLHADGTLESHLHVAPLLETIDDLSAGPAIMERLFNMPVYRNHLQIMGDQQEIMLGYSDGSKDGGTLTANWKLYKAQIEIHEMAKRYQIGLKFFHGRGGSLGRGGGPLNKSILSQPAETIGDGVKITEQGEVLSSRYLLEDIAYRSLEQATSTLILAATHVSKEVEQGQFREQVWEEAIEEISSDSLAKYQALVFGDPDFLTYFNQGTPLKEIGDLNIGSRPMSRKNKGRFEDLRAIPWVFAWTQSRQLLPAWYAAGTGLDNYAAKSEQNLKLLQEMYGKWPFFQSTINNLHMALMKADITTAKEYLLLVEDQSIADRTFADILEEYEKTKAILLKITGDKELLDHTPNIKESVYRRNPYVDPLNFLQVDLIRKLRKQEEPSEELLTEVLLTISGISAGLRNTG; the protein is encoded by the coding sequence ATGGCAATTGAAGAATCGAAAGTAAATGACAGCAGTCTTCCATTACGCCGCGATGTAAAATTACTTGGGAATATGCTAGGAGAAATCCTGGTAAACCATGATGGTCAGGAACTCTTTGAAAAAGTAGAAAAAATAAGACTTATGTGCAAAACACTTAGGACTCACTTTGATCAAGAGATTTACACAGCCCTAAAAGAGGAGATTTCCAGCCTAAGCTCGCCAATGCGGAAACAAGTTATTCGGGCATTTTCGATGTACTTCCATTTGATCAATGCAGCAGAACAGAACCATCGAATTAGGAGGCGCAGACAGTATCAACTCCAGGACGAAACGATCGTTCAGCCTGCATCAATCGAGAGTGCTATCCTTAAACTGAAAGAAAATGACATTCAAGATGAGGTTATTCAAAATGTATTACAAACATTGTCGCTGGAACTAGTCATAACTGCACATCCTACGGAGGCGACAAAACGTTCTATTCTTGAAATTCAGCAAAGAATAGCGGCATTATTAAACCAGCTTGATCATCCATTACTGTCGACAAGAGAGCAAAAAAAGCTAGAAGAGAGCCTTTTTAATGAAGTGGCGATTCTTTGGCAAACGGATGAATTGCGTGAACATAAACCGACTGTGCTGGATGAAGTCAGGAACGGGTTGTATTATTTCGATCAGACATTATTTGAGGTACTGCCTGATATTCATCAGGAGGTCGCAGAGTGTCTTGAAAAAAACTATCCGAGCACTTCTTGGGATGTTCCCAATTTCCTTCGTTTTGGCTCATGGATTGGTGGTGACCGCGATGGTAATCCAAATGTTACCCATGATGTTACTTGGGGGACATTGGAAAGGCAGCGGAGGCTTGTCTTAAAAAAATATAAAAATGTTTTAATAGACTTAATGAAACGATACAGTCATTCTACGAAAAGGGTTAAGGTTAGTGACGAGCTTCTTTCCTTTCTTGAGGAAAAAGAGGAAGTATTTTTAACAGAAGAGAAAAAATGGCCGATAAAAACAGAAGTTTACCGACGGGTTTTCGCTATGATCATTGAAAGAATACGGCAGGTTGGTAAATCCGACACGGGTTATCAATCAGCTGATGAATTATTAGCCGATTTGTTCATGATTGACAATAGCTTAAAACAACATCATCCAACAGCACATGAATTAAAAATTATTCAAAAGCTGATTCGTCAAGTTCAGCTGTTTGGCTTCCATTTAGCCACACTTGATATCCGGAACCATAGTGGTGAGCATGAGGCAGCTATGACGGAAATCCTGCGCAAAGTACAAATTGCCGAAAATTATGCAACACTTTCTGAAGAGGAAAAGGTAAAAATATTGCAGGGAATTCTTATGGACCCTCGACCACTCCTTCTACTAAATGAAGATTATTCCGCTGAAACACAGGAAATGATTAAAGTGTTCCAAATGATTAAAGCGGCGCACGAGGAATTTGGAAAGCGGTCGATTTCTGTTTATCTTGTTAGTATGACGAAATCTTCAAGTGACTTACTAGAGGTTCTTGTTTTAGCAAAAGAAGCCGGAATTTACCGACTTCATGCCGACGGAACACTAGAAAGTCATTTACATGTGGCTCCATTACTAGAAACAATCGACGATTTATCTGCTGGACCAGCCATCATGGAAAGACTTTTCAACATGCCTGTTTACCGCAATCATTTGCAAATTATGGGGGACCAGCAGGAGATTATGCTTGGTTACTCTGATGGAAGTAAAGACGGTGGAACGTTAACAGCTAACTGGAAGCTGTATAAAGCACAGATTGAAATACATGAAATGGCAAAAAGGTATCAGATTGGCCTTAAATTTTTCCATGGCCGCGGGGGATCATTAGGACGTGGCGGTGGTCCGTTAAATAAAAGTATTCTTTCACAACCGGCAGAAACAATCGGCGATGGCGTTAAAATTACTGAACAAGGTGAAGTGCTCTCTTCAAGATATCTTCTTGAGGATATTGCCTATCGTAGTTTGGAACAAGCGACCTCTACCTTGATTCTAGCTGCCACACATGTTTCAAAAGAAGTGGAGCAGGGGCAATTTCGCGAACAGGTTTGGGAAGAAGCTATTGAGGAAATCTCAAGTGATTCTTTAGCAAAATATCAAGCACTTGTATTTGGGGATCCTGATTTTCTTACCTACTTTAATCAAGGAACACCCTTAAAAGAAATCGGTGACCTAAATATCGGCTCAAGACCGATGAGTCGTAAGAATAAAGGCAGATTTGAGGACCTAAGGGCGATTCCGTGGGTATTTGCATGGACACAAAGCCGTCAGCTGCTTCCTGCGTGGTATGCAGCCGGAACAGGTTTAGACAACTATGCGGCAAAAAGTGAGCAAAACCTTAAGCTTCTACAGGAAATGTATGGGAAGTGGCCGTTCTTTCAATCAACCATTAATAATCTACATATGGCTTTGATGAAAGCAGACATTACAACGGCAAAAGAATATTTATTGCTTGTAGAAGATCAATCAATTGCAGATAGAACTTTTGCCGATATTCTCGAAGAGTATGAAAAAACAAAGGCAATTCTTCTTAAAATTACCGGTGATAAAGAATTGCTTGATCACACACCTAATATCAAAGAATCTGTCTACAGACGAAATCCCTACGTGGATCCGTTAAACTTTTTACAAGTTGATCTTATTAGAAAGTTACGAAAACAGGAGGAGCCGAGTGAAGAGTTACTCACGGAAGTGCTTCTCACTATCAGCGGAATCTCCGCCGGTTTACGAAATACAGGTTGA
- a CDS encoding heavy-metal-associated domain-containing protein, translating into MKTIKLHLEDLTCPSCIKKIERALLNTKGVEGAQVLFNSSKVKVVFDESIIESTSLKDVIEKLGYQVLSTNETNGR; encoded by the coding sequence ATGAAAACTATTAAATTGCACCTGGAGGACCTTACCTGCCCAAGCTGTATTAAAAAGATTGAACGAGCACTTTTAAATACGAAAGGTGTCGAAGGGGCACAGGTACTATTTAACTCTAGCAAAGTTAAGGTTGTTTTTGATGAGAGTATCATTGAATCAACTAGTTTAAAGGATGTAATTGAAAAGTTAGGCTACCAAGTGTTGAGTACAAACGAAACAAACGGGAGGTGA